The region NNNNNNNNNNNNNNNNNNNNNNNNNNNNNNNNNNNNNNNNNNNNNNNNNNNNNNNNNNNNNNNNNNNNNNNNNNNNNNNNNNNNNNNNNNNNNNNNNNNNNNNNNNNNNNNNNNNNNNNNNNNNNNNNNNNNNNNNNNNNNNNNNNNNNNNNNNNNNNNNNNNNNNNNNNNNNNNNNNNNNNNNNNNNNNNNNNNNNNNNNNNNNNNNNNNNNNNNNNNNNNNNNNNNNNNNNNNNNNNNNNNNNNNNNNNNNNNNNNNNNNNNNNNNNNNNNNNNNNNNNNNNNNNNNNNNNNNNNNNNNNNNNNNNNNNNNNNNNNNNNNNNNNNNNNNNNNNNNNNNNNNNNNNNNNNNNNNNNNNNNNNNNNNNNNNNNNNNNNNNNNNNNNNNNNNNNNNNNNNNNNNNNNNNNNNNNNNNNNNNNNNNNNNNNNNNNNNNNNNNNNNNNNNNNNNNNNNNNNNNNNNNNNNNNNNNNNNNNNNNNNNNNNNNNNNNNNNNNNNNNNNNNNNNNNNNNNNNNNNNNNNNNNNNNNNNNNNNNNNNNNNNNNNNNNNNNNNNNNNNNNNNNNNNNNNNNNNNNNNNNNNNNNNNNNNNNNNNNNNNNNNNNNNNNNNNNNNNNNNNNNNNNNNNNNNNNNNNNNNNNNNNNNNNNNNNNNNNNNNNNNNNNNNNNNNNNNNNNNNNNNNNNNNNNNNNNNNNNNNNNNNNNNNNNNNNNNNNNNNNNNNNNNNNNNNNNNNNNNNNNNNNNNNNNNNNNNNNNNNNNNNNNNNNNNNNNNNNNNNNNNNNNNNNNNNNNNNNNNNNNNNNNNNNNNNNNNNNNNNNNNNNNNNNNNNNNNNNNNNNNNNNNNNNTCTTAGAGGAACTAGCTAAGCACCTGGTcctggcgccccccccccccccccccccccccccccccccccccccccccccccccccctccccccccccccccccccccgccccccccccccccccccccccccccccccgcccgacTGACCAGGATtacatcccaaatagcatccttttccctttatagtgcactactctggttaaaatagtgcactatatagagggtAGGGTGCTATTTGCGATTCTACCCTAGGACTACACTGGTGTGGATGGTTTTTCTttaatatttctttttttttaacatattaaaacaatCAACTCTTGACTTGGATGGACCAACTGATTGTACTTGGATTAGATTTACCTTCTGTTCTCTGAATAAAAGGGGTGCATCTCTTCCCTCGGGATATCTGACTCCGTGGAGAAGACAGGGGGTCGTCCCTTCCTCTGAAGCTGgcaatattctattattctgTTATACATTCTGTATTTAAACATGCACAGAGGTTTCCTTCTACAAATCAACAGcttttgtttttgtaatattCTTGAGGGAGATCCCAGGTCTGATTTTTAAATCTGGCTCCAGTTCTGGGTTTGGCAGGTCGATATGGATCAGTCCCACGTGGTAACCTagtccctacgtagtgcactacccatagggatctggtcacaagtagtgtgcactacccatagggatctggtcacaatgtgtgcactacccatagggatctggtcacaagtagtgcactacgtagggaatagggggtCATTTGGAACGTAACCTGAGACTTGTTCCGAAGAGTTATCGGAAAATCACCATCAACTTTTTGTTGTATCTTTTACATAAAATGCCCTCAAGAAGCAGATATTTGTTACATATTTATTGAATGAAAAAATGATTAAAATAATTCCAACACAAAGTGGATAAATGCTTTATCATTAAGAAACTTGGTTCCTTTTACAGATTTCAGGTTTTTAGCATGAAAATGTTTAACACCAAATATACTCTACTCTGTCCCATTCATTGAATACAGGCTACTGTTCAACAACGATATCCCAAAACCCCTGAAATAAATCGAGTCATTCCCTGGTCTATACAGTGTTCTAGATGTATGAAACACAGCGATTGATTTTAAGGCACAYTAATCATCCTAACAAACAGTATGTAAGGAAAGTTGGACCCTCTTCGTCTCATGGGCCACTGCTGCTTTAAAAMGTGGAAGAATATTTGATAAATGTGTCCAAAAAGGCACCCTACTCACTATGTAGTGCAGTTATATAAAACAGTTGAGATGCATCCTTTGTGTTTAGTTAAACACTGACAGGTTCATCATCCAATAATCTCAGTTGCTGGCCAGGGATTGGTGGATAGGAGGCTGGAAACACCGGACATGCTCCACAGGCATATTTTCCCCATCGCCTGACTTCAGGTACTTGTTCAGAATGGCGTAGATCTCATCGTTGAGAACCTGGAACTTGTGGATTCTGTCCACCATCTTTTTAAGAGGCTGAGGAAGGAGAGACATTATTCAGGCTAATGATgtaataaatcattgttttttgaCCGGATCTAAAAGACCGTCTGGCAAGAGATTACCCTAAACATGACACCCATGGGTGTATTCACTAAGCACCACTTGTGCTAATGACATACAAACAACCCAGCTGTTTGGGGTCTGTGACGGTTCGAGTGttgctgacccctgacccctccaCTCACCACACTCTTGATGATCTCATCCTTTCCATCGTGTTTCTGCACCTTCAGCAGGTGATAGCTGAAGTCCAGGATGTCAAAGCGTCTCTGTTGACCCAGTAGGGAGATGATCATACACCCAGCCCAGTGGAGACCGTCCCCGAAACACTGCCTGGAAAATACAACACAGGTTATATACCCAGCCCAGTGGAGACCGTCCCCGAAACACTGCCTGGAAAATACAACACAGGTTATATACCCAGCCCTGTGGAGACCGTCCCCGAAACACTGCCTGGAAAATACAACACAGGTTATATACCCAGCCCTGTGGAGACCGTCCCCGAAACGCCGTCGCAATCACTgcgctctcaattcaatttaaggggctctctctttctctcccactactctctcctcttctatcatctctcccttctagaggtcgaccgattaatcggaatggccgatttaattagtgccgatttcaagttttcataacaatcggaaatcgttaATTTCGGACGCCGTATTTGcctatttttttatattgttttcaCTACTCACTCCCCTCTATACAGAGCAGTGTAAACCCCCTCCATACAGAGCAGTGTAAACCCCCTCTATACAAAGCAGTGTAAACCCCCTCTATACAGAGCAGTGTAAACCCCTCAGAGATCCTTCTAGACCGATGTGTCACTACTCACTCCACGGTGAACTCGTGAGCTCCTACAGGGATAATAAACCCCTCAGAGATCACCTCCCTCCATACAGAGCAGTGTAAACCTCTCAGAGATCACCTCCCTCCATACAGAGCAGTGTAAACCCCTCAGAGATCACATTGTGCTGCTTAGTATaacacatactcagaatgttacctgtgaTATGGGGTGCTGCTAGACAACAtcctcagaatgttacctggtatatggtgctgttagacaacatactcagaatgttacctggtgatatgtgcTGCTAACAACAtcctcagaatgttacctggtgatctGGTGCTGTTAGaccaacatactcagaatgtacCTGGTGATATGTGCTGATAGACAAACATCCTCAGAATGTTACTTGGTGCATTATTGGTGctgttagacaacatactcagaatgttacccccccccacccacccacccccatgGTGATATGGTTGCTGCTAGACAAAACATACTCCGAATGTTcttgtgatatggtgctgtttaggacaacatactcagaatgttacctttTCCGCCCTGAATGGAATATCTCCCAATGCTGTGAACTTGTGCTGAATATGTGGGTTGATTAGAACGGATTATAGGTGCTGTTAGGTGATAGACAACATTACTTCGAATTTACCTGGTGATGTGGCGATAGACACATTTACAGAAGCGGAGTTGAAACAGTTTCcatacattatatacatctagAGGAGAATTTAGCAATGTACGCTGGACTTATACAACATGTAGGAACAGCTGCGCTTCCATGATAGACTGACCAGTGAATGGGCTAGATAAAAGATGAAAGGTGCCCACAGTCAGAAATCGATCCGTCATTTCCTGGTTCTAAAAATTcttaatagttcacctaatttcagtttacttgacaaaacaagcaagtatagttaaatctaaactgctgtgaagtAAGTTTTCAGTTGTGTAAAGACGCAAAAGAACATTTAAGAATGGGAAGCTCCCCCCCATTGAGTTTCCCAGGGAGCCGTAGGGACAGCGTTGCGGAGTTTCCCCAGTGGGCACGTAGGACAGCGTGATGCGATTCCCAGGGGAACGGTAGGAGGACACGCGTGATGCGAGGTTCCCCAGGGGAACGTAGGAGGACAGCGTGTGCGAGTTCCCCCAGGGAGCGTTAGTGAGGACAGCGTGATGCGAGTATTCCCCAGGAACGTAGGAGGATCAGCTGTGCGAGTTCCCCAGGGGGCGTAGGGGACGCGTGAGCGAGTTCCCCAGGGACGTAGGAGGACAGCGTTGCGTCCGAGTTCCCAGGGGAACGTAGGAGGCAGCGTGAGGCGAGTTCCCCAGGGGACGTAGAGGACAAGGTGATGCGAGTTCCCCAGGGAACCGTAGGAGCGCGTGATGACGAGTTCCCCAGGGAGGCGTAGTCGAGGGACAGCGTTTGATGCGAGTTCCCCAGGGGACGTAGGAGACAGCGTCATGCGGAGTTCCCCAGGGAACGTAGGAGGACAGCGTGATGCGAGTTCCCCAGCGGACGTAGGAGGACAGCGTGATGCGCAGTTCCCCAGGGGAGCGTAAGAGACAGCGTGATGCGAGTTCCCCAGGGACGTAGGAGACAGCGTGATGCGAGTTCCCCAGGGAACGTAGTAGGACGCGTGATGCGAGTTCCCCAGGGGAGCTAGGGGGACAGGGGTGAGCGAGTTCCCAGCGCGGAACGATTAGGAGGAACAGGCGTGATGCGATTCCCCCAGGGAGCGTAGGAGGACAGCGTGTTCGAGTTCCCCAGGACGTAGAGCAGGACAGCGTGATGCGAGTTCCCAATGGAACGTGGAGGACAGCGGTGATGCGAGTTCCCCAGGGGAGCGTTAGGGGACCAGCGTGGTGCAAGTTCCCAGGGGAACGTAGAGAGGACAGCGTGTGCAAGTTCCCAGGGAGCTAGGGGGAACAGCTGAATGCGAGTCCGCAGACGGGACGTAGGAGGACAGCGTATGCGAGTTCCCCAGGGGAGCGTAGGAGGACAGCGTGGTTCGAGTTCCCCAGGGAGCGTAGGGGACAGCGTGATGCGAGTTCCCCAGGGGAAACGTAGGAGGACAGGCTATGCGGTTCCCCAGGGGAACGTAGGAGGACAGCGTTGTTCGAGTTCCCCAGGGAGCGTAGGGGACAGCGTGGTCGGAGTTCCCCAGGGGAGCGTGGGGGACAGCGTGGTTCGAGTTGCCCAGGGAACGTAGGTGGACAGCGTGGTTCGAGTTCCCCAGGGAGCGTAGGGGGGGACAAAGGCGTGGGTGCGAGTTCCCCAGGGAGCTAGGACAGCGTTTGGTGCAAGTTCCCCAGGGAGCGTAGGGGGGCATCGTGTTCGAGTTCCCCAGCGGGAGCGTAGGGGGCAGCGTGAGTTCGAGTTCCCCAGGGGAGCGTAGGGGACAGCTGTCGGAAGTTCCCCCAGGGGAGCGTAGGGGGACAGCGTGGTCGGAGGTTCCCCAGGGAGCGTAGAGGCGACAGCGTTGGTCCGAGTTCCCAGGGAGCGTAGGAGACAGCGTGCGACCGAGTTCCCCAGGGGAGCGTA is a window of Salvelinus sp. IW2-2015 unplaced genomic scaffold, ASM291031v2 Un_scaffold4555, whole genome shotgun sequence DNA encoding:
- the LOC112077428 gene encoding cytoplasmic FMR1-interacting protein 1 homolog, with product MIISLLGQQRRFDILDFSYHLLKVQKHDGKDEIIKSVPLKKMVDRIHKFQVLNDEIYAILNKYLKSGDGENMPVEHVRCFQPPIHQSLASN